The proteins below are encoded in one region of Lagenorhynchus albirostris chromosome 7, mLagAlb1.1, whole genome shotgun sequence:
- the CYLC2 gene encoding cylicin-2, translating to MKFKPLLFKGQLQKINFGTCDNYIPVSELSKKSWNQQHFALVFPKPPRPGTRRRSKPSQLQDKTVPRYDEDKLRGAHKPPLWMHRSLMRISERPSVYLAARRQPLQKPARHSREDAKDAAKPLSPSIIKKSKEDKKDKSDAEAESTVSEEKLRKGSEKEPGAKEEKADAKKDVKIEKKGSEKGKESVTESEDEKAGAIKGSEKYKIGSKKDNDSATESEGEKGDAKQDSKKNKKGSKKGKESDTETEGEKGDAKKDSKKDKKGSKKGRESDTETEGEKGDAKKDSKKDKKGSKKGRESATELEGEKGDAKKDSKKDKKGSKKGKESDTETEGEKGDAKEDSKKDKKGSKKGRESATELEGEKGDAKKDSKKDKKGSKKGKESDTETEGEKGDAKKDSKKDKKGSKKGKESDTETEGENKDGKKDKKGSKDSKKPGEKGDESKDKKDSKKKESKKDKKDEKPGEADSESKDAAKKEKKDAKKDAKKDAKKGK from the exons tcaGTGAATTAAGTAAAAAATCATGGAATCAGCAACATTTTGCCCTGGTATTTCCCAAACCACCACGGCCAGGAACAAGAAGGAGATCAAAACCTTCCCAACTACAAGACAAAACAGTTCCT AGATATGATGAAGACAAATTAAGGGGAGCTCATAAACCACCATTATGGATGCACCGTTCTTTAATGAGAATTTCTGAGAGACCATCTGTTTATTTAGCTGCTAGGAGGCAGCCTCTACAGAAACCAGCTCGACACTCCAGGGAGGATGCTAAAGATGCAGCAAAACCTTTATCTCCATCAATAATTAAGAAAAGTAAGGAAGACAAGAAGGACAAATCAGATGCAGAAGCAGAGTCCACAGTTTCAGAGGAAAAACTTAGGAAAGGTTCAGAGAAAGAACCAGGAGctaaagaagagaaagcagaTGCAAAGAAAGATgtcaaaatagagaaaaaaggttCAGAGAAGGGCAAGGAGTCAGTTACAGAATCTGAAGATGAAAAAGCAGGTGCaataaaaggttctgaaaaaTACAAGATAGGTTCAAAGAAGGACAACGACTCAGCTACAGAATCAGAAGGTGAAAAAGGAGATGCAAAGCAAGactctaaaaaaaataagaaagggtCAAAGAAGGGCAAGGAGTCTGATACAGAAACAGAAGGTGAAAAGGGAGATGCAAAGAAAGATtcaaagaaagataagaaaggTTCAAAGAAGGGCAGGGAGTCTGATACAGAAACAGAAGGTGAAAAGGGAGATGCAAAGAAAGATtcaaagaaagataagaaaggTTCAAAGAAGGGCAGGGAGTCTGCTACAGAATTAGAAGGTGAAAAAGGAGATGCAAAGAAAGATTCCAAAAAAGATAAGAAAGGTTCAAAGAAGGGCAAGGAGTCTGATACAGAAACAGAAGGTGAAAAGGGAGATGCAAAGGAAGATtcaaagaaagataagaaaggTTCAAAGAAGGGCAGGGAGTCTGCTACAGAATTAGAAGGTGAAAAAGGAGATGCAAAGAAAGATTCCAAAAAAGATAAGAAAGGTTCAAAGAAGGGCAAGGAGTCTGATACAGAAACAGAAG GTGAAAAAGGAGATGCAAAGAAAGATTCCAAAAAAGATAAGAAAGGTTCAAAGAAGGGCAAGGAGTCTGATACAGAAACAGAAGgtgaaaataaagatggaaagaaggaTAAGAAAGGGAGCAAGGATTCAAAGAAACCTGGCGAGAAAGGAGATGAatcaaaggacaagaaagattcAAAGAAGAAGGAGAgtaaaaaagataagaaagatgAAAAGCCCGGTGAGGCAGATAGTGAGTCAAAAGATGctgccaagaaagaaaagaaagatgccaAGAAGGATGCAAAGAAAGATGCCAAGAAGGGCAAGTAG